A window from Citrus sinensis cultivar Valencia sweet orange chromosome 3, DVS_A1.0, whole genome shotgun sequence encodes these proteins:
- the LOC102626890 gene encoding disease resistance protein RUN1-like isoform X2, producing the protein MASSSSSSRPSSSLSSMNNPRNNKYDVFLSFREEETRDSFNSHLYSALCETNIETFIDDQLVRGNEISQSLLDAIEASSISVIVFSEGYASSRWCLDELLKILDCRKEYAQIVIPVFYRVDPSHVRKQIGSFGVSISELEKRFPDKKQSWGSALTEAANLSGFDSHVFRNESELIKTVVDEILERLPKVVPFDNKNQLVGVESRVEELESLLAAAPILGIWGIGGIGKTTIARVIFNKISRNFEGSCFLQNVREESQSPGGLARLQQKLFNEVLKDVNVIPDIDFNFRRLSRRKVLIVLDDVTSFSQIKSFIRVSDWFLPESRLILTTRDQQVLKNWVVKERDIYEMKELEHDHALELFSRHAFKQNCPPEVGYKELSEVVINYAQGVPLALEILGCYLFGREKEVWESAINKLKRIPNVEIQNVLKVSFDDLDDEEKDIFLDIVCFFKGKDKDFIIKFLNACGFDAQIGISDLVNKSLIVIHDNKITMHDLLQEMGREIVRQESVKNPGERSRLWHHEDIIEVLTFNTGTKKVEGICFDMSRIKEIYLHPDTFTKMCKLRFLKFYNSKDDGENKCKVSYLVGPGFAEVRYLHWYGYPLKSLPSNIHPEKLVSIEMPHGNIQQLWDDVEHNGKLKQIISRACNFFTKSPNHSLTLHLDKLVNLNLNNCKSLRILPAGIFRLEFLKELDLWGCSKLKTLPEISSAGNIEVMYLNGTAIEELPSSIECLSRLSALYLDNCKRLKSLPSSLCKLNSLNFIYLRWCSSLKSLPDELGNLEALDSLIAEGTAIREVPLSIVGLNNFDGLQNLTSLYLTDCGITELPENLGQLSLLRELYLEKNNFERIPESIIHLSKLAYLKLSYCERLQSLPKLPCNLSELDAHHCTALESSPGLVFPSHDPQSFNLTNNLELDRNEIWEILEDALQEIQVMAIARWKQLPEMVGSVTTK; encoded by the exons atggcttcttcttcttcttcttctcgtCCATCCAGCAGTTTGAGTTCGATGAATAATCCTCGAAACAATAAGTATGATGTTTTCCTGAGTTTCAGAGAAGAGGAAACCCGTGATAGCTTTAATAGCCATCTTTATTCAGCCTTGTGTGAAACGAATATCgaaactttcattgatgaccaACTCGTCAGAGGAAATGAAATCTCACAGTCTCTTCTTGATGCAATTGAAGCATCAAGCATATCAGTTATCGTATTCTCTGAAGGGTATGCTTCTTCTAGATGGTGCCTCGATGAACTTCTAAAGATCCTCGATTGCAGGAAAGAGTATGCACAGATTGTGATACCAGTTTTCTATCGGGTCGATCCATCACATGTGAGAAAGCAAATTGGGAGTTTTGGGGTTTCAATTTCGGAGCTTGAAAAAAGATTTCCAGACAAGAAGCAAAGTTGGGGGAGTGCTTTAACTGAAGCAGCCAATCTCTCTGGCTTTGATTCTCATGTCTTCAG GAATGAATCTGAACTTATAAAGACAGTTGTTGATGAGATTTTGGAGAGGCTGCCTAAAGTGGTTCCATTTGATAACAAAAATCAGCTAGTTGGAGTAGAATCAAGAGTTGAGGAGCTTGAATCTCTATTAGCTGCTGCACCTATATTAGGGATTTGGGGCATCGGTGGTATAGGCAAGACAACAATTGCTAGGGTGATTTTCAACAAAATCTCCAGAAATTTTGAAGGTTCTTGCTTCCTTCAAAATGTAAGAGAAGAATCGCAGAGCCCTGGTGGATTAGCTAGGTTGCAGCAAAAACTTTTTAACGAAGTATTGAAGGATGTAAATGTGATTCCTGATATTGACTTCAACTTTAGGAGGCTCAGCCGCAGGAAGGTTCTGATTGTTCTCGATGATGTGACTAGCTTCAGCCAAATAAAATCCTTCATCAGAGTTTCTGATTGGTTTCTGCCTGAAAGTCGTCTCATACTGACCACAAGAGATCAACAAGTCCTTAAAAATTGGGTTGTGAAAGAGAGAGACATTTATGAGATGAAAGAATTAGAACACGATCATGCCCTTGAGCTTTTTAGTCGACATGCCTTCAAACAAAACTGTCCTCCTGAAGTAGGTTATAAGGAATTGTCAGAGGTTGTAATAAATTATGCTCAAGGTGTTCCTTTAGCACTGGAAATTTTGGGTTGCTATCTATTTGGAAGGGAAAAGGAAGTTTGGGAAAGCGcaataaacaaattgaaaagaattCCTAATGTGGAGATACAAAATGTGCTAAAAGTAAGTTTCGATGATCTGGATGATGAAGAGAAAGATATTTTTCTAGacattgtttgtttctttaaaGGGAAAGATAAAGActtcattataaaatttcttaatgcTTGTGGCTTTGATGCACAAATAGGAATAAGTGATCTTGTCAATAAGTCTCTTATTGTCATACACGACAACAAAATAACAATGCATGATCTGTTACAAGAAATGGGTAGGGAAATTGTCAGGCAAGAATCTGTGAAAAATCCAGGAGAACGCAGTCGGCTGTGGCACCATGAGGATATTATTGAAGTTTTGACCTTTAATACG GGGACCAAAAAAGTTGAGGGTATCTGCTTTGATATGTCTAGAATAAAAGAGATCTATCTGCATCCAGATACTTTCACAAAGATGtgtaaattgagatttttgaaattctatAACTCTAAAGATGATGGAGAGAACAAATGTAAGGTGTCTTATTTGGTAGGACCTGGATTTGCTGAAGTGAGGTATCTTCACTGGTATGGATATCCACTAAAATCATTGCCGTCAAATATTCATCCAGAGAAACTTGTTTCAATTGAAATGCCTCATGGTAATATTCAACAACTTTGGGATGATGTCGAG CATAATGGTAAGTTAAAGCAGATAATAAGCCGGGCCTGCAATTTTTTCACCAAATCTCCAAACCACTCGTTGACCCTGCATCTGGACAAGCTAGTTAACCTCAATCTAAACAATTGCAAAAGCTTGAGAATTCTTCCAGCTGGAATATTTCGTTTGGAATTTCTTAAAGAACTTGATCTTTGGGGCTGCTCAAAACTAAAAACACTTCCAGAGATATCATCAGCTGGTAATATAGAAGTGATGTATTTAAATGGAACTGCAATTGAAGAACTGCCTTCATCCATAGAATGTCTGTCTCGGCTTTCGGCCTTATACCTTGATAATTGTAAAAGGCTGAAGAGTCTCCCAAGCAGCCTATGTAAATTGAACTCTCTGAACTTTATTTATCTCAGGTGGTGCTCAAGTCTTAAGAGTTTGCCTGATGAACTTGGAAATTTAGAAGCTTTGGACAGTTTGATTGCTGAAGGAACTGCTATAAGAGAAGTGCCGTTGTCCATTGTTGGTTTGAACAATTTTGATGGCTTGCAAAATCTGACGTCTTTATATCTAACTGATTGCGGCATCACGGAGTTACCTGAAAATCTCGGTCAGTTATCCTTGTTACGTGAATTGTATCtagagaaaaacaattttgagAGAATACCAGAGAGCATCATACATCTTTCTAAGTTGGCATATCTTAAATTGAGTTATTGTGAGAGGCTTCAATCCTTACCAAAGCTTCCATGCAATCTAAGTGAGTTAGATGCACATCATTGCACGGCACTGGAATCATCACCGGG
- the LOC102626890 gene encoding disease resistance protein RUN1-like isoform X3 — translation MASSSSSSRPSSSLSSMNNPRNNKYDVFLSFREEETRDSFNSHLYSALCETNIETFIDDQLVRGNEISQSLLDAIEASSISVIVFSEGYASSRWCLDELLKILDCRKEYAQIVIPVFYRVDPSHVRKQIGSFGVSISELEKRFPDKKQSWGSALTEAANLSGFDSHVFRNESELIKTVVDEILERLPKVVPFDNKNQLVGVESRVEELESLLAAAPILGIWGIGGIGKTTIARVIFNKISRNFEGSCFLQNVREESQSPGGLARLQQKLFNEVLKDVNVIPDIDFNFRRLSRRKVLIVLDDVTSFSQIKSFIRVSDWFLPESRLILTTRDQQVLKNWVVKERDIYEMKELEHDHALELFSRHAFKQNCPPEVGYKELSEVVINYAQGVPLALEILGCYLFGREKEVWESAINKLKRIPNVEIQNVLKVSFDDLDDEEKDIFLDIVCFFKGKDKDFIIKFLNACGFDAQIGISDLVNKSLIVIHDNKITMHDLLQEMGREIVRQESVKNPGERSRLWHHEDIIEVLTFNTGTKKVEGICFDMSRIKEIYLHPDTFTKMCKLRFLKFYNSKDDGENKCKVSYLVGPGFAEVRYLHWYGYPLKSLPSNIHPEKLVSIEMPHGNIQQLWDDVEHNGKLKQIISRACNFFTKSPNHSLTLHLDKLVNLNLNNCKSLRILPAGIFRLEFLKELDLWGCSKLKTLPEISSAGGAQVLRVCLMNLEI, via the exons atggcttcttcttcttcttcttctcgtCCATCCAGCAGTTTGAGTTCGATGAATAATCCTCGAAACAATAAGTATGATGTTTTCCTGAGTTTCAGAGAAGAGGAAACCCGTGATAGCTTTAATAGCCATCTTTATTCAGCCTTGTGTGAAACGAATATCgaaactttcattgatgaccaACTCGTCAGAGGAAATGAAATCTCACAGTCTCTTCTTGATGCAATTGAAGCATCAAGCATATCAGTTATCGTATTCTCTGAAGGGTATGCTTCTTCTAGATGGTGCCTCGATGAACTTCTAAAGATCCTCGATTGCAGGAAAGAGTATGCACAGATTGTGATACCAGTTTTCTATCGGGTCGATCCATCACATGTGAGAAAGCAAATTGGGAGTTTTGGGGTTTCAATTTCGGAGCTTGAAAAAAGATTTCCAGACAAGAAGCAAAGTTGGGGGAGTGCTTTAACTGAAGCAGCCAATCTCTCTGGCTTTGATTCTCATGTCTTCAG GAATGAATCTGAACTTATAAAGACAGTTGTTGATGAGATTTTGGAGAGGCTGCCTAAAGTGGTTCCATTTGATAACAAAAATCAGCTAGTTGGAGTAGAATCAAGAGTTGAGGAGCTTGAATCTCTATTAGCTGCTGCACCTATATTAGGGATTTGGGGCATCGGTGGTATAGGCAAGACAACAATTGCTAGGGTGATTTTCAACAAAATCTCCAGAAATTTTGAAGGTTCTTGCTTCCTTCAAAATGTAAGAGAAGAATCGCAGAGCCCTGGTGGATTAGCTAGGTTGCAGCAAAAACTTTTTAACGAAGTATTGAAGGATGTAAATGTGATTCCTGATATTGACTTCAACTTTAGGAGGCTCAGCCGCAGGAAGGTTCTGATTGTTCTCGATGATGTGACTAGCTTCAGCCAAATAAAATCCTTCATCAGAGTTTCTGATTGGTTTCTGCCTGAAAGTCGTCTCATACTGACCACAAGAGATCAACAAGTCCTTAAAAATTGGGTTGTGAAAGAGAGAGACATTTATGAGATGAAAGAATTAGAACACGATCATGCCCTTGAGCTTTTTAGTCGACATGCCTTCAAACAAAACTGTCCTCCTGAAGTAGGTTATAAGGAATTGTCAGAGGTTGTAATAAATTATGCTCAAGGTGTTCCTTTAGCACTGGAAATTTTGGGTTGCTATCTATTTGGAAGGGAAAAGGAAGTTTGGGAAAGCGcaataaacaaattgaaaagaattCCTAATGTGGAGATACAAAATGTGCTAAAAGTAAGTTTCGATGATCTGGATGATGAAGAGAAAGATATTTTTCTAGacattgtttgtttctttaaaGGGAAAGATAAAGActtcattataaaatttcttaatgcTTGTGGCTTTGATGCACAAATAGGAATAAGTGATCTTGTCAATAAGTCTCTTATTGTCATACACGACAACAAAATAACAATGCATGATCTGTTACAAGAAATGGGTAGGGAAATTGTCAGGCAAGAATCTGTGAAAAATCCAGGAGAACGCAGTCGGCTGTGGCACCATGAGGATATTATTGAAGTTTTGACCTTTAATACG GGGACCAAAAAAGTTGAGGGTATCTGCTTTGATATGTCTAGAATAAAAGAGATCTATCTGCATCCAGATACTTTCACAAAGATGtgtaaattgagatttttgaaattctatAACTCTAAAGATGATGGAGAGAACAAATGTAAGGTGTCTTATTTGGTAGGACCTGGATTTGCTGAAGTGAGGTATCTTCACTGGTATGGATATCCACTAAAATCATTGCCGTCAAATATTCATCCAGAGAAACTTGTTTCAATTGAAATGCCTCATGGTAATATTCAACAACTTTGGGATGATGTCGAG CATAATGGTAAGTTAAAGCAGATAATAAGCCGGGCCTGCAATTTTTTCACCAAATCTCCAAACCACTCGTTGACCCTGCATCTGGACAAGCTAGTTAACCTCAATCTAAACAATTGCAAAAGCTTGAGAATTCTTCCAGCTGGAATATTTCGTTTGGAATTTCTTAAAGAACTTGATCTTTGGGGCTGCTCAAAACTAAAAACACTTCCAGAGATATCATCAGCTG GTGGTGCTCAAGTCTTAAGAGTTTGCCTGATGAACTTGGAAATTTAG
- the LOC112498222 gene encoding uncharacterized protein LOC112498222 isoform X2 — protein MGELKSGQGMNQEITLKRYGDTRWSSHYGTLISIITMFSSIIDVLEIIANDASNSEQRFEANSTLKFMQTFDFVFTLYLMKNILGFANELSQALQRKDQDIVNSMKLVSICKLGLQRMRKHGWNSLLIQVSSFCEKHFISVPVMETMFLTPGRSRRRAQEITNMHHYRIDLFCAILDMQLQELNSRFNEVNTELLLCLACLCPKDSFAAFNKEKLLRLAQLYPKDFSQVDLMALDTQLDIYIMDMQSSVEFSELNGIGDLAQKMVETNKHKVFSLVYLLVTLALLLPVATATVERVFSAMNYVKNRLRSRMGDEWLNDNLVVYIEKDVFDCIDNEIILQHFQHMKSHRGILD, from the coding sequence ATGGGTGAGCTTAAAAGCGGACAAGGCATGAATCAAGAGATTACTTTAAAGCGTTATGGCGACACACGGTGGAGCTCACATTACGGTACATTAATAAGCATTATTACCATGTTCTCATCCATAATTGATGTGCTTGAGATTATTGCAAATGATGCATCAAATTCTGAGCAAAGATTTGAAGCAAATTCAACATTGAAGTTCATGCaaacatttgattttgtgtttactttatacttgatgaaaaatattcttggTTTTGCAAATGAATTGTCACAAGCATTACAAAGGAAAGATCAAGATATTGTGAATTCCATGAAATTAGTTAGCATTTGCAAACTAGGTCTACAGAGGATGAGGAAACATGGATGGAATTCTTTGCTTATTcaagtttcttcattttgtgagAAACATTTTATTAGTGTTCCTGTCATGGAAACTATGTTTCTAACACCTGGAAGATCAAGGCGTAGAGCACAAGAGATCACAAATATGCATCATTATCGCATTGACCTATTTTGTGCTATTTTGGATATGCAACTTCAAGAGTTAAACAGTCGTTTTAATGAGGTAAACACTGAATTACTTCTTTGCTTGGCTTGTTTATGTCCAAAAGATTCATTTGCAGCTTTCAATAAAGAAAAGTTATTGCGTCTTGCTCAACTTTAtccaaaagatttttctcaaGTTGATCTCATGGCACTAGATACTCAACTTGATATTTACATAATGGATATGCAGTCTAGTGTTGAGTTTTCAGAATTAAATGGGATTGGTGATCTTGCACAGAAAATGGTTGAGACTAACAAGCACAAGGTGTTTTCATTGGTCTATTTATTAGTCACATTAGCATTACTTCTACCAGTTGCCACTGCCACTGttgaaagagttttttcaGCAATGAATTATGTGAAGAATCGACTACGAAGTCGAATGGGAGATGAATGGTTGAATGATAATCTAGTTGTGTACATTGAAAAAGATGTATTTGATTGTAttgataatgaaattattttacagcATTTTCAACACATGAAATCCCATCGAGGAATTCTTGATTAG
- the LOC112498222 gene encoding uncharacterized protein LOC112498222 isoform X4 encodes MGELKSGQGMNQEITLKRYGDTRWSSHYGTLISIITMFSSIIDVLEIIANDASNSEQRFEANSTLKFMQTFDFVFTLYLMKNILGFANELSQALQRKDQDIVNSMKLVSICKLGLQRMRKHGWNSLLIQVSSFCEKHFISVPVMETMFLTPGRSRRRAQEITNMHHYRIDLFCAILDMQLQELNSRFNESSVEFSELNGIGDLAQKMVETNKHKVFSLVYLLVTLALLLPVATATVERVFSAMNYVKNRLRSRMGDEWLNDNLVVYIEKDVFDCIDNEIILQHFQHMKSHRGILD; translated from the exons ATGGGTGAGCTTAAAAGCGGACAAGGCATGAATCAAGAGATTACTTTAAAGCGTTATGGCGACACACGGTGGAGCTCACATTACGGTACATTAATAAGCATTATTACCATGTTCTCATCCATAATTGATGTGCTTGAGATTATTGCAAATGATGCATCAAATTCTGAGCAAAGATTTGAAGCAAATTCAACATTGAAGTTCATGCaaacatttgattttgtgtttactttatacttgatgaaaaatattcttggTTTTGCAAATGAATTGTCACAAGCATTACAAAGGAAAGATCAAGATATTGTGAATTCCATGAAATTAGTTAGCATTTGCAAACTAGGTCTACAGAGGATGAGGAAACATGGATGGAATTCTTTGCTTATTcaagtttcttcattttgtgagAAACATTTTATTAGTGTTCCTGTCATGGAAACTATGTTTCTAACACCTGGAAGATCAAGGCGTAGAGCACAAGAGATCACAAATATGCATCATTATCGCATTGACCTATTTTGTGCTATTTTGGATATGCAACTTCAAGAGTTAAACAGTCGTTTTAATGAG TCTAGTGTTGAGTTTTCAGAATTAAATGGGATTGGTGATCTTGCACAGAAAATGGTTGAGACTAACAAGCACAAGGTGTTTTCATTGGTCTATTTATTAGTCACATTAGCATTACTTCTACCAGTTGCCACTGCCACTGttgaaagagttttttcaGCAATGAATTATGTGAAGAATCGACTACGAAGTCGAATGGGAGATGAATGGTTGAATGATAATCTAGTTGTGTACATTGAAAAAGATGTATTTGATTGTAttgataatgaaattattttacagcATTTTCAACACATGAAATCCCATCGAGGAATTCTTGATTAG